One Nitrospina watsonii DNA segment encodes these proteins:
- a CDS encoding MarR family winged helix-turn-helix transcriptional regulator — MSASLLHDYIERISHLIRSETRIAGTDFDLQPIQLDVLYYLTRSNRYSNTPQGVTDYFGLTKGTVSQTIKALESKGLVQKTPDAKDGRKVHLSVTRSGKKLLERAMPAQVITSAWEKIQELDQDRLLADLKLLLVRMQKVNEMKSFGVCRTCRFNTQVSETKFFCELTQEALTPNDTTLLCREHTAPTPSASAVNG, encoded by the coding sequence ATGAGCGCTTCCTTGCTGCACGATTACATAGAGCGGATCTCACACCTCATCCGTTCCGAAACCCGCATCGCGGGCACCGACTTCGACCTGCAACCCATCCAGCTGGATGTGCTGTATTACCTGACGCGGTCCAATCGGTACTCCAACACGCCGCAGGGCGTGACCGACTACTTTGGCCTGACCAAGGGCACGGTGTCGCAGACCATCAAGGCGCTGGAAAGCAAGGGGCTGGTGCAGAAAACGCCGGACGCCAAAGACGGTCGCAAGGTGCACCTCTCCGTCACCCGCAGCGGCAAGAAACTCCTCGAACGGGCCATGCCCGCGCAGGTGATCACCAGCGCCTGGGAGAAAATCCAGGAACTGGATCAGGACCGCCTGCTGGCCGACCTCAAACTGCTGCTCGTGCGCATGCAGAAGGTCAACGAGATGAAATCGTTCGGCGTGTGCCGCACCTGCCGCTTCAACACCCAGGTCAGCGAGACCAAATTCTTCTGCGAGCTGACACAGGAAGCGCTGACTCCCAACGACACCACCCTGCTGTGCCGCGAGCACACCGCCCCCACCCCCAGCGCCAGCGCCGTCAACGGCTGA
- a CDS encoding cytochrome P460 family protein, with amino-acid sequence MASPILAGGAKVDYPEDYRNWTHVKSMVIEPGHPLENPFQGIHHIYANSKALQGLQGGEFADGSVLVFDLLKYNEADNTLQESDRKLIGVMQRDGAAFGKTGGWGFEAFAGDSQTQRIVTDGGVGCYACHTAQEDHAFVFSRFRN; translated from the coding sequence ATGGCTTCACCGATTTTGGCGGGTGGGGCGAAGGTGGATTATCCCGAGGACTATCGGAACTGGACGCACGTCAAGTCCATGGTCATCGAACCGGGGCATCCGCTGGAAAACCCTTTTCAGGGTATTCATCACATCTATGCCAATTCGAAAGCGTTGCAGGGTTTGCAGGGCGGAGAATTTGCGGATGGGTCGGTGCTGGTGTTCGACTTATTGAAGTATAACGAGGCAGACAACACCCTGCAGGAAAGCGACCGCAAACTGATTGGCGTCATGCAGCGCGATGGTGCGGCGTTCGGCAAAACCGGCGGGTGGGGATTCGAAGCCTTCGCCGGCGACAGCCAGACCCAGCGCATCGTCACCGATGGCGGCGTCGGTTGCTACGCCTGTCACACGGCGCAGGAAGACCACGCGTTTGTGTTTTCCCGGTTCCGCAACTGA
- a CDS encoding LptE family protein, translating to MRLTHHIFFSFLLLACLPACGYQLVGTGAAQLPPHLKTIAIPVFDNVSQEPTINRNLTERVRQSFLRDGRLKLMADTARADLVMTGKLTGYSIRAVAFDARDVVTEYWVYINLDVVVQDQVLNRTHLKQTLKTRWDYRPSINVVDAEASRQAAFLQAYRLLGNRLVSLVIDQF from the coding sequence ATGCGGCTCACCCACCACATATTTTTTAGTTTTCTTCTGCTCGCCTGCCTTCCCGCCTGCGGTTACCAGCTGGTCGGTACCGGTGCAGCGCAACTGCCGCCGCACCTGAAGACCATCGCCATCCCCGTGTTCGACAACGTGTCGCAGGAGCCGACCATCAACCGCAACCTCACCGAGCGCGTGCGCCAGTCGTTCCTGCGCGACGGACGTTTGAAGCTGATGGCCGACACCGCCCGCGCCGATCTCGTGATGACCGGCAAGCTGACGGGGTATTCCATCCGCGCCGTGGCCTTCGACGCGCGCGACGTGGTCACCGAATACTGGGTGTACATCAACCTCGACGTGGTGGTGCAAGACCAGGTGCTGAACCGCACGCACCTCAAGCAAACGCTCAAGACGCGCTGGGACTACCGGCCAAGCATCAATGTCGTCGATGCCGAGGCCTCGCGGCAGGCGGCATTCCTTCAGGCCTACCGTCTGCTGGGCAACCGGCTGGTGAGCCTCGTCATCGACCAGTTTTGA
- a CDS encoding YHS domain-containing (seleno)protein, whose protein sequence is MSVKMQKGTRFFVMAALLLLLAAGNASAHSSSSMMSQTAGTEIATPALGGYDPVAYFEEGRPVPGNGFHTATHKGATYLFANEEHQKLFAANPDNYAPQYGGYCAYGVAVGKKFFSDPHRWKIVGGKLYLNLDKNIQDKWHEDISGYIAKADSNWMDIEHKNPADL, encoded by the coding sequence ATGAGCGTTAAAATGCAGAAGGGCACCCGTTTTTTTGTGATGGCCGCGTTGCTGCTGCTGCTGGCGGCCGGTAATGCATCGGCACATTCAAGCTCGTCGATGATGAGTCAGACCGCAGGGACGGAAATCGCCACGCCCGCGCTGGGCGGATACGATCCGGTGGCTTACTTTGAAGAAGGCCGCCCGGTGCCCGGCAACGGGTTCCACACGGCGACCCATAAAGGAGCGACCTACCTGTTCGCCAACGAAGAGCATCAGAAGCTGTTTGCAGCCAATCCGGACAACTACGCGCCTCAGTATGGCGGGTATTGTGCGTACGGCGTGGCGGTGGGTAAAAAGTTTTTCTCCGACCCGCACCGCTGGAAGATTGTCGGCGGCAAGCTGTACCTGAACCTGGACAAGAACATTCAGGACAAGTGGCACGAGGACATCTCCGGCTACATCGCCAAGGCCGATTCGAACTGGATGGACATCGAGCACAAAAATCCGGCCGATCTGTAA
- a CDS encoding type II toxin-antitoxin system HicB family antitoxin has protein sequence MKFRILIEEDEDGVFAAECPSLPGCVSQGGTRNEALENIKDAIQGYMESLKKHDDPIPPSIQEEIIEIPL, from the coding sequence ATGAAATTCCGGATTTTGATTGAAGAAGACGAAGACGGTGTTTTTGCAGCGGAATGTCCGTCTTTGCCGGGATGCGTTTCTCAGGGCGGCACTCGAAACGAAGCATTGGAAAACATCAAGGATGCCATCCAGGGCTACATGGAAAGCCTCAAAAAACACGACGACCCCATTCCCCCGTCCATCCAAGAGGAAATCATCGAGATTCCACTTTGA
- a CDS encoding YbgA family protein, translating to MPTSPENEKIRIGVSSCLLGEPVRWNGDHKRDRYLTEVLASFFEWVPTCPEVDAGMGTPRETVRLHGTPESPRMVGTQTGTDWTAGMRRLSKMHSHELAKMDLCGYIFKSKSPSCGLNRIKVYTDTATVHHNGRGLFAEAFVSTCPRVPVEEEGRLHDPKIRENFIVRVFAYHRLQTLVNGRWSRGALVKFHTEHKFLLLAHSRKHYDALGKLVAEAKQYTPAELKSKYAGTFMDALAMKSTIKKNADVLQHMLGFFKKELSGEEKRDILETIEDYQQELVPLVVPVTLMRHHVRTHNVEYLQNQVYLNPHPKELMIRNHI from the coding sequence ATGCCCACATCCCCGGAAAACGAAAAAATCCGAATCGGCGTCAGCAGTTGCCTGCTGGGAGAACCGGTGCGCTGGAACGGCGACCACAAACGCGACCGCTATCTGACGGAAGTGTTGGCCTCGTTTTTTGAATGGGTGCCGACCTGTCCGGAAGTGGACGCCGGCATGGGCACGCCGCGCGAAACCGTGCGCCTGCACGGCACACCGGAATCGCCGCGCATGGTGGGAACGCAAACCGGCACCGACTGGACCGCCGGCATGCGCCGCCTTTCCAAAATGCATTCCCACGAACTGGCGAAGATGGACCTGTGCGGTTATATCTTCAAATCCAAATCACCGAGTTGCGGCCTGAACCGCATCAAGGTCTATACCGACACCGCCACCGTGCACCACAACGGACGCGGCCTGTTCGCCGAGGCCTTCGTGAGCACCTGCCCACGCGTGCCGGTGGAAGAGGAAGGCAGGCTGCACGATCCGAAAATCCGCGAGAACTTCATCGTCCGCGTCTTCGCCTACCATCGCCTGCAAACGTTGGTGAACGGACGCTGGTCGCGTGGCGCGCTGGTAAAGTTTCATACCGAGCACAAGTTTCTTTTGCTGGCGCACAGCCGCAAACATTACGATGCTCTGGGAAAGCTGGTGGCTGAAGCCAAACAATACACGCCTGCAGAATTGAAATCCAAATACGCCGGCACCTTCATGGACGCGTTGGCGATGAAATCGACGATCAAAAAAAATGCCGATGTCCTGCAACACATGCTGGGGTTTTTCAAAAAAGAACTTTCAGGCGAGGAAAAACGGGACATCCTGGAAACCATTGAAGACTACCAGCAGGAACTGGTGCCGCTGGTGGTGCCGGTCACGCTGATGCGTCACCATGTTCGCACGCACAACGTGGAGTACCTGCAAAACCAGGTGTACCTGAACCCGCACCCGAAGGAGTTGATGATCCGCAACCACATTTAA
- the holA gene encoding DNA polymerase III subunit delta — translation MELIRALNGGTRHPVYFLYGEEDFFKLELLRLLTGQLITADNRDFNLETFEGKTSHPNDWIEAAKTFSFLGGDKLVLVRNVDEATFADADIQALIDYTKNPAPEACLALTARKADRKRKLYKHLTGLPGAGDCAAPKEGELTMWIKNRAKGLGYTLETDAAQTLLSRIGPKPGILAQELDKVITFTGDSKTLKPDAVAEVVGAIKMESVFSLTDALKEKNADRALRLLRNQLEHGEEPVKVLGMIAWQFRLIWEVKHHQQQRVPRQQIAKVMGQKPFLIEQALKFTGNFTERQLRNGFQSLSDADLELKSTGKAPEGILESLILKLCAKTE, via the coding sequence ATGGAATTGATTCGCGCCCTCAACGGCGGCACGCGGCATCCCGTTTACTTCCTCTACGGCGAAGAAGATTTTTTCAAGCTCGAACTGCTGCGCCTGTTGACCGGTCAACTCATCACCGCCGACAACCGCGACTTCAACCTCGAAACCTTCGAAGGCAAGACGAGCCATCCCAACGATTGGATCGAGGCGGCGAAAACATTTTCCTTTTTAGGCGGCGACAAGCTGGTGCTGGTGCGCAACGTGGACGAGGCAACGTTCGCCGATGCGGACATTCAGGCATTGATCGATTACACCAAAAATCCCGCACCGGAAGCCTGCCTGGCGCTCACCGCGCGCAAGGCCGACCGCAAACGCAAACTGTACAAACACCTGACGGGTCTGCCGGGGGCGGGCGACTGCGCCGCGCCGAAAGAGGGCGAACTTACGATGTGGATCAAAAACCGCGCCAAGGGCCTGGGCTACACGCTGGAAACCGACGCGGCGCAGACATTGCTGTCGCGCATCGGCCCGAAGCCCGGCATCCTGGCGCAGGAGTTGGATAAAGTGATCACCTTCACCGGCGACAGCAAAACGCTCAAGCCGGATGCGGTGGCGGAGGTGGTGGGGGCGATCAAAATGGAATCGGTGTTCTCTTTAACCGATGCGCTGAAAGAAAAAAACGCCGACCGTGCGTTGCGCCTGCTGCGCAATCAACTCGAACACGGCGAGGAGCCGGTGAAGGTGCTGGGCATGATCGCGTGGCAGTTCCGCCTGATCTGGGAGGTCAAGCACCACCAGCAGCAACGCGTGCCGCGCCAGCAGATCGCCAAGGTCATGGGACAGAAACCGTTTTTGATCGAGCAGGCGCTCAAGTTCACCGGCAACTTCACAGAGCGGCAACTGCGCAACGGATTCCAGAGTTTGTCCGACGCCGACCTCGAATTGAAATCCACCGGCAAAGCGCCGGAAGGCATCCTCGAATCGCTGATCCTGAAATTGTGCGCGAAGACGGAGTGA
- a CDS encoding GlcG/HbpS family heme-binding protein, whose protein sequence is MGMMAVLLSSSLPGTARANALPEIKVLPLELAIKAGLATLDECSKNGYRVSVAVVDLGGNVKALLRHDGAGAHTPDSSFKKAYTSASLGRPTMELAELLVKVPRIHGLRDMNDKILILGGGLPIKLDGALVGGIGVGGAPGDQFDETCARAGLQAIGAE, encoded by the coding sequence ATGGGAATGATGGCGGTGCTGTTGAGTTCCTCCCTGCCGGGGACCGCCAGAGCGAATGCCCTGCCGGAGATCAAGGTCCTGCCGCTGGAGCTGGCGATCAAGGCGGGGTTGGCGACGCTGGACGAGTGTTCCAAGAACGGCTACCGGGTGAGTGTTGCCGTGGTGGACCTCGGCGGCAACGTGAAGGCGCTGTTGCGTCATGACGGGGCCGGGGCGCACACCCCCGACAGCAGTTTCAAGAAAGCCTACACCTCCGCCAGCCTCGGCCGCCCGACGATGGAACTGGCCGAACTGTTGGTCAAGGTGCCGCGCATCCACGGCCTGCGGGACATGAACGACAAGATCCTGATTTTAGGGGGTGGATTGCCCATCAAGTTGGATGGGGCGCTGGTTGGCGGTATCGGGGTCGGCGGCGCGCCGGGGGACCAATTCGACGAAACCTGCGCGCGGGCGGGGTTGCAGGCCATTGGCGCGGAATGA
- a CDS encoding Tll0287-like domain-containing protein: protein MSKYLLSLFLTFACFGSLLVVNQQSWGEPRLITLGVSPEIATDYIHAVIEADRTIYSKRIVERLEKATSLKATEKWLEENTLPLPAQFLLMASENVSAQNLGMSYKLTSLWPINPQNGPENHFEKVALEAIHENPGRPFMTTVSTNRQLFFKAVYPDKAVTQSCVACHNAHPNSPKKDFKVGDVMGGIIITLPMGKSPTIAPKTVADYIYAVMESDRLIYTEFVVNRLQNNNVLKASETWWKDKTLMLPAQFLLHASDRVAHERLGLMYKLLSPWPINPYNGAVTEFEKKGMEVFMKNPQETFYGMHTVHNKNFFEIVYPDLAVSKACVNCHNAHPESPKRDFKMNDIMGGIMMSFPVR, encoded by the coding sequence ATGTCCAAATATCTGTTATCCCTGTTTTTAACCTTCGCTTGCTTTGGTTCCCTGTTAGTCGTCAACCAACAAAGTTGGGGAGAGCCCCGGCTCATTACGCTGGGCGTTTCCCCGGAAATCGCCACCGACTACATCCACGCCGTGATCGAGGCGGACCGCACCATTTATTCCAAAAGGATCGTGGAGCGTCTGGAAAAAGCCACCTCCCTCAAGGCCACGGAAAAATGGTTGGAGGAAAACACCCTGCCCCTTCCCGCCCAGTTTTTATTGATGGCCTCGGAAAACGTCAGCGCCCAAAACCTGGGAATGTCCTACAAGCTTACGAGCCTGTGGCCCATCAATCCCCAGAACGGGCCGGAAAACCATTTCGAAAAAGTGGCGCTGGAAGCCATTCATGAAAATCCGGGACGGCCGTTCATGACCACGGTCTCCACCAACCGGCAATTGTTTTTCAAAGCGGTGTATCCCGACAAGGCGGTGACCCAGTCCTGCGTGGCCTGCCACAATGCGCATCCCAACAGCCCCAAAAAAGATTTCAAGGTTGGGGATGTGATGGGCGGGATCATCATCACCCTGCCCATGGGGAAATCGCCCACGATCGCTCCCAAAACGGTTGCCGACTACATTTATGCCGTGATGGAATCGGATCGGCTGATCTACACGGAGTTCGTGGTCAACCGGCTTCAAAATAACAACGTGCTGAAGGCATCGGAAACCTGGTGGAAAGACAAAACCCTGATGCTCCCGGCGCAATTCTTACTGCACGCCTCCGACCGGGTGGCGCATGAACGTCTGGGTCTCATGTACAAACTGCTGAGCCCCTGGCCCATCAACCCTTACAACGGAGCGGTGACCGAGTTCGAGAAAAAGGGAATGGAGGTTTTCATGAAGAATCCGCAGGAAACCTTTTATGGAATGCACACGGTCCACAATAAAAATTTCTTCGAGATCGTCTATCCGGACCTTGCGGTTTCCAAGGCGTGCGTGAACTGCCACAACGCGCATCCCGAAAGCCCGAAGCGCGACTTCAAAATGAATGACATCATGGGAGGAATCATGATGAGTTTTCCCGTCCGATAA
- a CDS encoding TetR/AcrR family transcriptional regulator — protein MAQASKRERLVKEAVGLFAREGFHAVGVDAISRQAGATKKTLYHHFKSKDELVLAALRHYDERFRNAFMQAVESRTQHPVARLLMVFDVMKDWFGQKNFYGCLLVGAMGEFPEPTSPIRKACRESKKSFQKYIKDLAVQAGLKKPDQLAAQLMLLVEGAITLAQVNGSPRCADQAKAAAQILIDQARRA, from the coding sequence ATGGCTCAAGCGTCCAAACGCGAACGGTTGGTGAAAGAAGCGGTGGGGCTGTTTGCCCGGGAGGGATTCCACGCGGTGGGAGTCGATGCCATTTCCAGGCAGGCAGGCGCCACCAAAAAAACGCTCTACCATCATTTCAAATCCAAGGACGAACTGGTGCTGGCGGCACTGCGCCATTACGACGAGCGCTTTCGCAATGCGTTCATGCAGGCGGTGGAGTCGCGCACCCAACATCCCGTCGCACGCCTGTTGATGGTGTTTGATGTGATGAAGGACTGGTTCGGCCAGAAAAATTTTTACGGCTGCCTTCTGGTGGGAGCCATGGGCGAGTTCCCGGAACCCACATCGCCCATCCGCAAGGCCTGCCGGGAATCCAAAAAATCATTTCAGAAATACATCAAGGACCTGGCAGTCCAGGCGGGACTGAAGAAACCGGATCAACTGGCGGCGCAGTTGATGTTGCTCGTCGAAGGGGCCATCACCCTGGCGCAGGTGAACGGCTCGCCCCGGTGCGCGGACCAGGCCAAAGCCGCTGCCCAAATCCTGATCGACCAGGCGCGGCGCGCGTGA
- a CDS encoding cytochrome P460 family protein, with translation MKSKIVLRGFLLMLALGMVGVLLGAGSKPFAPNVDMKTGDLRVPENYTRWSTLGTWAHAKMEGEPGSKEYHVVYTQPETIDHYQKHGKFPDGAVLVKELLTTETMSMTTGPAVSHASGFKGWFVLVRDTEGRFPDSKLWGDGWAWSLFNADDPVNTVSTDYKEDCMACHLPARDLAPKGAVDADKWIYTLGYPVFQK, from the coding sequence ATGAAATCGAAAATTGTGTTGCGCGGGTTCCTGCTGATGCTGGCTCTGGGCATGGTGGGGGTTCTCCTCGGCGCGGGGTCCAAACCGTTCGCCCCCAATGTGGATATGAAAACCGGCGACCTGCGTGTGCCGGAAAACTACACGCGCTGGTCCACGCTCGGTACCTGGGCGCACGCCAAAATGGAAGGTGAGCCTGGATCGAAGGAGTACCATGTTGTGTACACGCAGCCGGAGACCATCGATCACTACCAGAAGCACGGCAAATTTCCGGACGGCGCGGTGCTGGTGAAGGAGTTGCTCACCACGGAAACGATGTCCATGACGACAGGCCCGGCGGTGAGTCACGCCAGCGGTTTCAAAGGCTGGTTCGTGCTGGTGCGGGATACCGAGGGACGGTTTCCGGATTCGAAACTGTGGGGCGACGGCTGGGCGTGGTCCCTGTTCAATGCCGACGATCCCGTCAATACCGTGTCCACCGATTACAAGGAAGACTGCATGGCCTGTCACCTGCCCGCGCGCGACCTGGCCCCGAAAGGTGCCGTGGACGCCGACAAATGGATCTACACCCTGGGCTACCCGGTGTTTCAGAAATAA
- the rpsT gene encoding 30S ribosomal protein S20 gives MANHKSAIKRNRQNIKRNTRNTGNRTRIKTHTKRVLEAVAKKDKTTAEQALKDATKVISSVASKGVLHKRAASRKISGLAKKVNQIAASG, from the coding sequence TTGGCTAACCATAAATCGGCGATCAAGCGCAATCGTCAGAACATCAAACGCAACACGCGCAACACCGGCAACCGCACGCGCATCAAGACCCACACCAAGCGGGTATTGGAAGCCGTGGCGAAAAAAGACAAGACCACCGCCGAGCAGGCCTTGAAAGACGCGACCAAAGTGATCTCCAGCGTCGCCAGCAAAGGCGTCCTGCACAAACGCGCCGCCTCGCGCAAAATTTCCGGCCTCGCCAAAAAAGTCAACCAGATCGCCGCTTCCGGCTGA
- the leuS gene encoding leucine--tRNA ligase, whose product MQDYDHKTIEARWQEYWEHHQSFQVTEDPSKEKYYLLEMFPYPSGRIHMGHVRNYTIGDALARFKMMKGYNVLHPIGWDSFGMPAENAAIQHKSHPAKWTFENIDTMRTQLKRLGLSYDWSREVATCKPDYYKWNQWCFLKFHERGLVYRKNSTVNWCESCQTVLANEQVIDDRCWRCDNVVIKKAQEGWFFKITEYADRLLDGCKELEGGWPEQVLAMQANWIGKSFGAEVDFQPKDGSDAIRIFTTRPDTLWGATFMVLAPEHPLTRKLSRGTEQEQAVDAFIKQVQSQDTIARTAEGGDKLGVFTGAYAVNPVNGESVPVWSANFVLMDYGTGAIMSVPAHDQRDFEFAKKYDLNIRVVIAPADGIHDATQLQEAFTEEGPMIQSGEFDGLAGEEARRKVCEHLKAKGIGERTVNYRLRDWGVSRQRYWGTPVPMVFCDACGTVPVPYDQLPVELPLDAQLGERGQSPLKTLDAFINTACPKCNAPAKRETDTLDTFICSSWYFDRYTSPHAGDAPFEKKAIDYWMPVDQYIGGIEHAILHLLYSRFFHQVFRDLGLVNSNEPFSHLLTQGMVIKDGAKMSKSKGNVVDPDGIIERYGADTARLFILFAAPPVKDLEWSDQGVEGCSRFLKRVWRLFAELSDSVQGVEPGNGGDALPDELKELRRQTHVTIKRVTEDVEKRMQFNTAIAATMEFVNHLYTFKDGWNAQKESQAGHKAVLRQAVEALILVLSPFAPHIAEEMASQLKFSKPTHECAWPVHEAQYMQADEMTIVVQVNGKVRQKLSVPSEIEDDALKQHCLEDERVQEWLNGKEPRKVIVVPKKLVNIVV is encoded by the coding sequence ATGCAGGATTACGATCACAAAACCATTGAAGCGCGCTGGCAGGAGTACTGGGAGCACCACCAGTCCTTCCAGGTCACCGAAGACCCATCGAAGGAAAAGTATTACCTGCTGGAGATGTTCCCCTACCCCTCCGGGCGCATCCACATGGGCCACGTACGCAACTACACCATCGGCGACGCCCTCGCCCGCTTCAAGATGATGAAGGGCTACAACGTGCTGCATCCCATCGGCTGGGATTCCTTCGGCATGCCCGCAGAGAACGCCGCCATCCAGCACAAGTCGCACCCGGCCAAATGGACCTTCGAGAACATCGACACCATGCGCACGCAGTTGAAGCGCCTCGGCCTCAGCTACGACTGGAGCCGCGAAGTCGCCACCTGCAAACCGGATTATTACAAGTGGAACCAGTGGTGCTTCCTGAAATTCCACGAACGCGGTCTCGTCTATCGCAAAAACTCGACGGTCAACTGGTGCGAGTCCTGCCAGACGGTGCTCGCCAACGAACAGGTCATCGACGACCGCTGCTGGCGTTGCGACAACGTGGTCATCAAAAAAGCGCAGGAAGGCTGGTTCTTCAAAATCACCGAATACGCCGACCGCCTGCTGGACGGCTGCAAGGAACTGGAAGGCGGCTGGCCGGAGCAGGTGCTGGCCATGCAGGCCAACTGGATCGGCAAGAGCTTCGGCGCGGAAGTCGATTTCCAACCGAAAGACGGCAGCGACGCCATCCGCATTTTCACCACGCGGCCGGACACGCTGTGGGGCGCAACCTTCATGGTGCTCGCGCCGGAACACCCGCTCACCCGGAAACTGTCGCGCGGCACGGAACAGGAACAGGCGGTCGATGCCTTCATCAAGCAGGTGCAGAGTCAGGACACCATCGCCCGCACCGCCGAGGGCGGCGACAAGCTGGGCGTGTTCACCGGCGCGTACGCCGTCAACCCGGTCAACGGCGAGAGCGTGCCGGTGTGGTCGGCCAACTTCGTGCTCATGGATTACGGCACCGGGGCCATCATGTCGGTCCCGGCGCACGACCAGCGCGATTTCGAATTCGCCAAAAAATACGATCTCAACATCCGCGTCGTCATCGCGCCCGCCGACGGCATCCACGACGCCACGCAGTTGCAAGAGGCGTTCACCGAAGAAGGACCGATGATCCAGTCCGGCGAGTTCGACGGCCTCGCCGGTGAAGAGGCGCGACGGAAAGTTTGCGAGCACCTCAAAGCAAAGGGCATCGGCGAGCGCACGGTCAATTACCGCCTGCGCGACTGGGGCGTGTCGCGGCAACGTTACTGGGGCACGCCGGTGCCGATGGTGTTCTGCGACGCCTGCGGCACGGTGCCGGTGCCGTACGATCAGCTTCCGGTCGAGTTGCCGCTCGACGCGCAGTTGGGGGAGCGCGGCCAGTCGCCGCTCAAAACGCTCGACGCGTTCATCAACACGGCGTGCCCGAAGTGCAACGCTCCGGCAAAACGCGAGACCGACACGCTCGACACCTTCATCTGTTCGTCGTGGTATTTCGACCGCTACACCTCGCCGCACGCCGGCGACGCGCCGTTCGAGAAAAAGGCGATCGATTACTGGATGCCCGTCGATCAGTACATCGGCGGCATCGAGCACGCCATTTTGCACCTGCTCTATTCACGGTTCTTTCATCAAGTGTTTCGCGACCTGGGGCTGGTCAACTCCAATGAACCGTTCTCGCATCTTTTGACGCAGGGCATGGTCATCAAGGACGGCGCGAAGATGTCGAAGTCGAAAGGCAATGTGGTCGATCCCGACGGCATCATCGAGCGTTACGGCGCGGACACGGCCAGGCTGTTCATCCTGTTCGCCGCGCCGCCGGTGAAGGATCTGGAATGGAGCGACCAGGGCGTCGAAGGCTGTTCTCGGTTTCTGAAACGCGTGTGGCGGCTGTTTGCGGAACTTTCGGATTCGGTGCAGGGAGTCGAGCCCGGTAACGGCGGCGATGCGCTGCCGGACGAACTCAAGGAGTTGCGGCGGCAGACGCACGTGACCATCAAGCGCGTCACGGAAGACGTGGAAAAACGCATGCAGTTCAACACGGCGATTGCGGCGACGATGGAATTCGTCAACCACCTTTATACGTTCAAGGACGGGTGGAACGCACAGAAGGAATCGCAGGCCGGGCACAAAGCCGTGCTGCGGCAGGCGGTGGAGGCGTTGATTCTGGTGTTGAGTCCGTTCGCGCCGCACATCGCAGAGGAAATGGCATCGCAGTTGAAGTTTTCGAAGCCCACGCACGAATGTGCCTGGCCGGTGCATGAGGCGCAGTACATGCAGGCGGACGAGATGACCATCGTCGTGCAGGTCAACGGCAAGGTGCGGCAGAAACTTTCAGTGCCGTCGGAGATCGAAGACGACGCGCTCAAACAGCACTGTCTTGAAGACGAGCGCGTTCAGGAATGGTTGAACGGCAAGGAACCGCGCAAGGTGATCGTCGTGCCCAAAAAACTGGTGAACATCGTGGTTTGA
- a CDS encoding type II toxin-antitoxin system HicA family toxin → MSPLPVLSGKEACKAFEKLGYVLDHQTGSHLILRKTDPPHRRLTIPNHKELAKGTLRAIIRQAGLTVAEFNELL, encoded by the coding sequence TTGAGCCCTCTTCCCGTTCTTTCCGGCAAAGAAGCCTGCAAGGCATTTGAAAAGCTGGGATATGTTTTGGATCACCAAACCGGCAGTCATTTGATTTTACGAAAAACCGATCCACCCCATCGTCGATTGACCATTCCTAACCACAAGGAACTTGCAAAAGGGACTCTGCGCGCCATCATCCGTCAGGCTGGTTTGACCGTGGCGGAATTCAACGAGCTTCTTTAA